A single window of Culicoides brevitarsis isolate CSIRO-B50_1 chromosome 3, AGI_CSIRO_Cbre_v1, whole genome shotgun sequence DNA harbors:
- the LOC134835424 gene encoding mitochondrial amidoxime reducing component 2-like: MSFFLRNRKILLLGAAGFTAGGSFFLYKNRQNCFFNQEWHKIGTVSHLYVYPVKSCSFIEVPEVTATRMGAKTKEISDRVFMIVNEQQELCTARSFPKLVLVKPSVDDGFLRLSAPGMTDFSINLKEISSISSKNDTKVATIWESKVQVIDMGDEAAAWITKVCGVPEKLRLVYYPETTCMRELREKHKIYKEMDKNHIGALQDATSFMLLNDGSLRDLNEKLSKKVTATQFRPNIVIAGAAPYDEDNWNFIKIGEKVVMKSLKPCTRGTFSAVDQKSGEHSKDGEPLKTLNSYRRTKNGGLPVMGVNAGVWQTGEIKQGDDVFVSYKKSENHEKKQKFGSYIFLNNKSEDCG; encoded by the coding sequence atgtcatttttcttgcgaaatcgtaaaattttgcttCTCGGAGCAGCTGGATTTACAGCAGGAGGCTCTTTTTTCCTCTATAAAAACCgccaaaattgttttttcaacCAGGAATGGCACAAAATAGGCACCGTGAGTCATCTTTACGTCTATCCCGTGAAATCTTGTTCATTTATTGAAGTTCCTGAAGTCACCGCAACTCGTATGGGAGCAAAAACCAAAGAAATTAGTGATCGGGTGTTCATGATTGTGAACGAGCAACAAGAATTATGCACAGCTCGTTCGTTCCCGAAGCTGGTTCTCGTAAAACCTTCCGTCGATGACGGGTTTTTGCGTTTATCTGCACCTGGAATGACCGATTTCAGCATcaatttgaaggaaatttcatcaatttcgtctaaaaatgacacaaaagttGCCACAATTTGGGAATCAAAGGTCCAAGTCATCGATATGGGCGACGAAGCTGCCGCTTGGATCACGAAAGTTTGTGGCGTGCCGGAAAAATTACGACTTGTGTACTATCCAGAGACGACATGCATGCGAGAATTGcgggaaaaacacaaaatttacaaagaaatGGACAAAAATCACATCGGAGCGTTGCAAGATGCCACAAGTTTCATGTTGCTCAATGACGGTTCCTTGCGagatttgaacgaaaaattgtcgaaaaaagtCACGGCGACTCAATTTCGCCCGAATATCGTGATAGCAGGTGCTGCCCCCTATGACGAAGATAAttggaattttataaaaatcggtGAAAAAGTCGTCATGAAAAGCTTGAAACCTTGTACGAGAGGCACTTTTTCCGCCGTTGACCAAAAATCGGGCGAACACTCGAAAGATGGCGAACCGCTAAAAACGCTCAATTCGTATCGTCGCACGAAAAACGGAGGACTGCCAGTAATGGGAGTGAATGCCGGCGTTTGGCAGACGGGAGAGATAAAGCAAGGGGATGACGTCTTCGTTTCATACAAAAAGTCCGAAAATCAcgagaaaaagcaaaaatttggttcatacatatttttgaacaataaatcGGAGGATTGTGGGTAA
- the LOC134834140 gene encoding mitochondrial amidoxime-reducing component 1-like — MRKFSLPCVALAFGSVAVIGLIIVYRRNRKCQKKSPPTNWKAVGEVTDLFCFPIKSCGVVRVKEINCSQLGFQENLLRDRIFMVTDHEGNFVTARQQPKLVRIFPQIEGNVMKLTAAGMLDIEIRLEEILKKSRRIGRVWGQEVEVIDCGDDVSRWLSRFIFKKDEGLHLFYYPSYSPSRVVRDCNKYAEYEDEHVGALHDATSYMMINESSITELNSRLDNLIVTPMNFRPNFVIKGPPAFAEDDFQWVKIGDETTFRAVKPCTRCIFTTIDPETGVKDPNGEPLKTLRTYRMFPGVGNSPVMGMHLGVVAYGNVKIGDTVYIGKA; from the exons atgc gaaaattttcgttacCTTGTGTGGCTTTGGCTTTTGGATCTGTTGCCGTCATTGGACTAATTATCGTTTATCGTCGCAATCGTAAATGCCAAAAGAAATCTCCTCCAACAAA ttggAAGGCCGTTGGCGAAGTAACCGACCTCTTTTGTTTCCCCATCAAGTCATGCGGCGTCGTTCGCgtcaaagaaataaattgcTCGCAACTCGGGTTCCAGGAAAACTTGTTGCGCGACCGGATTTTCATGGTGACCGATCACGAAGGGAATTTTGTGACGGCGCGTCAACAACCGAAGCTTGTCCGGATTTTTCCGCAAATCGAGGGGAACGTCATGAAACTCACCGCTGCCGGAATGCTCGACATCGAGATCCGCCTGGAGGAAATTCTGAAGAAAAGTCGTCGAATTGGGCGCGTTTGGGGTCAAGAAGTGGAAGTTATTGATTGTGGCGACGACGTGAGTCGATGGTTGTCGCGATTTATCTTCAAAAAAGACGAAGGCTTGCATTTATTTTACTACCCCTCGTATTCGCCATCGCGCGTCGTTCGTGATTGCAACAAGTATGCCGAGTACGAAGACGAGCATGTTGGCGCCTTGCACGATGCCACGAGTTACATGATGATCAACGAAAGCTCCATCACCGAACTAAATTCGCGTCTTGACAACTTGATCGTGACTCCGATGAATTTTCGCCCAAATTTCGTGATAAAAGGCCCACCAGCATTCGCTGAAGACGACTTCCAATGGGTCAAAATTGGCGACGAAACAACTTTTAGAGCTGTCAAGCCATGCACGCGATGCATTTTTACCACAATTGACCCCGAAACAGGAGTAAAAGACCCCAACGGAGAACCCCTGAAGACTCTCAGAACTTATCGGATGTTCCCCGGAGTCGGAAATTCGCCAGTGATGGGCATGCATTTGGGCGTCGTCGCTTACGGAAACGTCAAAATCGGAGATACGGTTTACATTGGAAAGGCATAA